DNA from Kitasatospora herbaricolor:
TCCAGCTGCTGGGGGCGTGCGCCACCCCGTGGACGCCCCCGCTCTCCACCGCCGTGGTGGCCGCCCTGGAACGGGCGGCCAGCTCGGGGACGTACCCGTGGAGCCACAGCGGGGTCCTCGGGATGACCGAGCGGGCACTCGCCCCGGAGGCCGCCCCCGCCGTGGAGGCACTGGCGTCGGACGCCGCACCGGACACCGCCTGGGCGGAGACCTTCGCCCGGCTCGCCGGGACCTTGCGCTTCCGGGCCGCGATGCTGGCCGAGCTCGACGTCTGAGCCCCGGAGCCCGGCCGGGGACGCGCAGGCAGCGCGCGAACACCCGGGAAAGGCGACAGGGCGCCCCCGGGCGAATCCGGTGGCGCCCTGCCGGCGGCTACGGGAGCCGGGCCGCCGCGGCCGTCAGCCGGCGGCCCGCAGGTTCGCCTCGACCCAGGCCACCACGTCCCGGGTGGGGGTGCCCGGCGTGAAGATGTCCGCGACGCCGAGCGCCTTGAGCTCGATGATGTCCTCCTCGGGGATGATCCCGCCGCAGAACACCTTGATGTCCGCCGCGTCCCGCTCCCGGAGCAGCTCCAGCACCCGCGCGCAGAGCGTCATGTGGGCGCCCGAGAGGATCGAGAGGCCGATGCCGTCCGCGTCCTCCTGGATCGCGGTGTCCACGACCTGCTCGGGAGTCTGGTGCAGGCCCGTGTAGATGACCTCCATGCCGGCGTCGCGCAGCGCGCGGGCGATCACCTTGGCACCACGGTCGTGACCGTCCAGCCCCGGCTTGGCCACCACTACGCGGATCGGCCCTGACACACCCATCACTGCCTCCTGGACGACGTTGTCCACCACCCCTGCGGATTGTGTCCGGTCCGGGTGTTGTTAACCATCGATAACTAAACCTGAGGGGAGGTTAGCGCCCAGGGGGCCGGTTGGTCGTTTCGCCCTTCCAAGGGAGGGGAAAATCACAGCACCGCGTGTTCGCCGCGGCCCCACCCTGCGCCCCCCGGGCTCCCGCGTGCCCGGGCGGGCCCCGCCGTACCCGCCACCCGCACCACAGGGACCCCGACCGGGGACGCACGACCGGGAACGCACCGCCGCACCCGATACCGGCCCCGGGCCACGGCGGCCGCTCACCGGCCGGCCGCGCCCGGCCGACGGGGCCACCCGTCCCGTCACCCCGTGCCGCCCGACCGGGCGCCCCGCCCCCGCCGCCGACCCCGGGGAGCCGCCGCATGTCCGTTCCCTTCCAGCGAGCCGCCGACGCCGTCCGGGGCGCCGGGGCCGAGGCCGCCGCCATCGCGGGCCACCTGGTCCGCTACCCCACCGGCGTGGGCGACGAGCCCCGCCCGGCTCCGGGACGCCCCTGCCCGCCGGAGCACGACGGGCCCGCGCCGGGGCCCGGGGGCGCACCCGCGAGCGGCCGGCCGCACCACGGGCCGGTGCTGTTCCTGCACGGCTTCGCCGACAACCGCGCGGTCTTCCACCCCCTGCTGCGGGCCCTGCGCCGGGACGGCTGGACGCATCTGCACGCCCTCAACCACTCCCCGCTGACCGGTGACGTGCGGACCGCCGCCGTGCTGCTCGGCCGGCACGTGGAGTGGGCCCGCCGGGCGCACCGGGGCGCGCCGGTGGCCCTGGTCGGGCACAGCCTGGGCGGGCTGATCGCCCGGTACTACGTCCAGCGCCTCTGCGGGGACGAGCACGTGCCGACCGTGATCACCCTGGCCGCCCCGCACGAGGGGACGCTCGCCGCGCACCTGCCCAACCCGTTCCCGATCACCCGGCAGATGAGGCCCGGCAGCGACCTGCTGGCCGAGCTGCGGCAGCCGGCGGCGCAGTGCCGCACCCGGTTCACGGCCTTCTGGGGCGAGCTGGACGAGGTCGTGCTGCCCGCCCGCAACGGCCGGCTGCGGCACCCCGATCTGGCGGCCGAGAACATCATGGTCCCGGGCGCCGGCCATGCGGCCCTGCCGGTGGACCGCCGGGTGGTGGACGGCGTGCGCCGGATCCTGGCCGCCGCGGAGGCCGTCGGCGCCGACGGACGGGTGGACGGGCAACTGCCCGGCCAACCGGGCGGACGGTCGGAGCAGCCCCCGACCGAACCGCCGGCCGACCGTCTGTCGGCCTGACCACGGGGCCTCGGCCTGACCCGGGGGCTGTCGGCCTGCCCCGGGATGTCGGTCTGACCCGGGCTCTCGGCCTGATCCCGGGGCCGCCACGGGGGCACCATGCCGCCGCCCCCGTGCCCCGCGGGACACGCCCGCCGCACCGCACCGACACGCCATCGCCACAGCGCCGGAGCGATCCGGCTGCCTGAATGGCCGTCAGCCCTCTTGACATCCGGACTTTTGTCCGGACTCCGCCAGGGCGGCTACAGTCTCGCCTGTTTTCCCCCTCACCCGAGGACCACCAGGAGGCACCGCCCGATGGCTGACGCAGTCCGCCCCACCCGCGCGGAACTGCGGGTGGCCGCCCGCGCGCAGTCGCGCGCGGAGCGCCGCGGCGCCGCGAAGGCCGCCACCCGCACGGCCCTGCTCGGTGTCGCACTGCCCTCGCTGGCCGCCCTCGGCGTGGCCGGCGCCGCGGCCGTCACGGTGCGGGGCGACGCCGACCGCTCGACGGTCGCCGGGCCCGCCACCGAGGCCGCCCCGGCCGCGGCCCCCGACGACGGCCGGACGCCCGACGCGGCCGGCGGGACGGACGCCGGGCGCGCCGCCCGCGGCGAGGCCCGTCCCCCGCTGTCCGCCCAGGAGCCGGTGGCGGCGCCCACCGAGACCGCGCCGGCCCCGGCGCCCGTCCCGGAGCGCCCCAAGGTGTCGCTGCCGGTGGAGCTGCACGGCCTGAGCGCCACCTACGGCGAGGCCGGTACGCACTGGACGGCACGGCACACCGGGATCGACTTCCCCGTCCAGGGCGGGACACCGGTGATGGCGGTCACCGACGGCACCGTCCGCACGCAGTGGAACTCGGCGTACGGCTACATGGCCATAGTGAAGGCCCCGGACGGCACCGAGACCTGGTACTGCCACCTGCGCACCTACAAGGTCCGCAAGGGCCAGGTAAAGGCCGGCGACGTGATCGCCTACTCGGGCAGCAGCGGCAACAGCACCGGCCCGCACCTGCACTTCGAGGTCCGCCCCGACGGCGGCGCCCCGATCGACCCGCTGCCCTGGCTGCTCGGCCAGGGGCTCGACCCGCGCTGAAACCGGCCCGGCACCCGCAGGCCGACCACCCAAGGCCGACCACCGGCAGGCCGAGCACCGGGACGGCCCGGCCCGGGGCCACCGCCCCGGTCCGGTGCGGACCCTAGAGCTTCTCCACCGGCGCGTAGCGCAGCAGCAGCTGCTTGCGGCCGGCGGTGCCGAAGTCCACGGTGGCCTGCGCCTTGTCGCCGACACCGGCCGTCGCCACCACCGTGCCGAGGCCGAAGGTGTCGTGGGTGACGCGGTCGCCGACCGCCAGGCCGACCACCTCGCGCTCGGTGACCCGGCGGGCCGACTGGCCCCAGCCGGCCTTCGGCGAGGCGGTGGTCACGGCCCCGCGCGAACCGCCGCGCGAGCCGCCGCTGCCCGCGGTGAACCCGCCGGAGCCCGAGCCGCCCGAGTAGCCGCGCGAGGGCGGCGCCGAGGCCGCGCCCTTGCGCTTCCAGTCAACCAGCGGCTCCGGGATCTCCTCCAGGAACCGCGAGGCCGGGTTGTACGAGGGCTGGCCCCAGGCGCTGCGCAGCACCGACCTGGTCAGGTAGAGCCGCTGCCGGGCCCGGGTCAGGCCGACGTAGGCGAGCCGCCGCTCCTCCTCCAGCTCCTTGACCTGGTTGAGCGCCCGCATGTGCGGGAAGATGCCGTCCTCCATGCCGGTCAGGAAGACGACGGGGAACTCCAGGCCCTTGGCGGTGTGCAGGGTCATCATCGTGATGACACCCGCGCCCTCGTCGTCCTCCGGGATCTGGTCCGAGTCGGCGACCAGCGCGACCCGCTCCAGGAAGTCGGCCAGCGAGCCGAGCGGCGGGGTGGCGTCGCCCTCCTCGGCCTCCGGGCGCTCGCCCGGGTCCTGCTCGTACTCCAGGGCCACCGAGGCGAGCTCCTGGAGGTTCTCCACCCGGGTCTCGTCCTGCGGGTCGGTGGAGGACTGCAGCTCGGCGAGGTAGCCGGTCTCCTCCAGCACCGCCTCCAGCACCGCGGCCGGGCCGGCGCCGGACTCGACGATCTGGCGCAGCCCGGCCATCAGGGTGTTGAACTTCTTCACCGCGTTGGCGGAGCGCGAGGCCATCCCGTACGCCTCGTCCACCCGGACGAGCGCCTGCGCGAAGCTGATCCGCTCGCGGGCGGCGAGGGCGTCGATCATCGCCTCGGCCCGGTCGCCGATGCCCCGCTTGGGGACGTTGAGGATCCGGCGCAGCGGCACGGTGTCCTCGGGGTTGGAGAGCACCCGCAGGTAGGCGAGGACGTCCCGGACCTCCTTGCGCTCGTAGAAGCGGACGCCGCCGACCACCTTGTACGGCAGGCCGACCCGGATGAACACCTCCTCGAACACCCGGGACTGCGCGTTCGTCCGGTAGAAGATCGCCACGTCGCCGGGGCGGGCGTCGCCCGCGTCGGTGAGCCGGTCGATCTCGTCGGCGATGAACTGGGCCTCGCCGTGCTCGTCGTCCGCGACGTAGCCGACGACCTTCTCGCCGTCCTCGCCGGCCGTCCAGAGCTTCTTCTCGCGGCGGCTGGTGTTCCGCTCGATGACCGCGTTGGCGGCGCTCAGGATGGTCTGGGTGGAGCGGTAGTTCTGCTCCAGCAGGATGGTGGTGGCGTTCGGGTAGTCCTCCTCGAACTGGAGGATGTTGCGGATCGTCGCGCCGCGGAAGGCGTAGATCGACTGGTCCGCGTCACCGACGACGCACAGCTCGGCCGGCGGCACCTCGGCCGCCGCCGCGGCCGCCGGGTTCACCAGGTCGCCGTCCACGGTGCGCTTCGGCGCCGCGGTGGCGGTGCCGCCGCTGAGCTCGCGGACCAGCATGTACTGGGCGTGGTTGGTGTCCTGGTACTCGTCGACCAGGATGTGCCGGAACCGGCGGCGGTAGTACTCGGCGACGGCGGGGAAGGCCTGCAGCAGGTTCACCGTGGTCATGATGATGTCGTCGAAGTCCAGCGCGTTGGCCTCGCGCAGGCGCCGCTGGTAGAGGAAGTACGCCTCGGCGAGCTTCTTCTCGGTCGGGTTGGCCGCCTGGGCGGAGTAGGTCTCCTCGTCGATCAGCTCGTTCTTGAGGTTGCTGATCTTCGAGGTGAAGGACTTCGGCGGGTACTGCTTGGGGTCGAGGTCCAGGTCCCGGCAGACCAGGCCCATCAACCGCTGCGAGTCCGCCGAGTCGTAGATGGAGAAGCTCGACGTGAAGCCGAGCAGCTTGCTCTCCCGGCGCAGGATCCGCACGCAGGCGCTGTGGAAGGTCGACACCCACATCGCCCGGGCCCGCGGGCCGACCAGCTGCTCGACGCGCTCACGCATCTCGCCGGCGGCCTTGTTGGTGAAGGTGATCGCCAGGATCTCGCCGGGCTGCACGTGGCGGGCGCCGAGCAGGTAGGCGATGCGGTGGGTCAGCACCCGGGTCTTGCCGGAGCCGGCGCCGGCCACGATCAGCAGCGGCGCGCCCGCGTGCAGGACCGCCTCGCGCTGCGGGTCGTTCATGCCCTCCAGCAGCTGGGCCGGGTCGATCACGGTCCGGGCGTGGCCGTTGCGGTAGTAGGCGTCGCGCTCGGTCTGCGCGGCGTAGTCCGTGCGGAAGAGGTCGGCCGGGATGGCCTCCTCGTACGCGGGGTACGGGACGTCCTCCTCGTACGGCGGCGGCTCCTCGTCGACGGGCGGGTCGAAGGGTTCGTCCAGGGGCGCGGCACCCGCGGCGGCGGGCCGCTTCGGGCCGGCGGGCTTCCGGGCGGC
Protein-coding regions in this window:
- the pcrA gene encoding DNA helicase PcrA, whose protein sequence is MSSLFDDLPLPGFELPAARKPAGPKRPAAAGAAPLDEPFDPPVDEEPPPYEEDVPYPAYEEAIPADLFRTDYAAQTERDAYYRNGHARTVIDPAQLLEGMNDPQREAVLHAGAPLLIVAGAGSGKTRVLTHRIAYLLGARHVQPGEILAITFTNKAAGEMRERVEQLVGPRARAMWVSTFHSACVRILRRESKLLGFTSSFSIYDSADSQRLMGLVCRDLDLDPKQYPPKSFTSKISNLKNELIDEETYSAQAANPTEKKLAEAYFLYQRRLREANALDFDDIIMTTVNLLQAFPAVAEYYRRRFRHILVDEYQDTNHAQYMLVRELSGGTATAAPKRTVDGDLVNPAAAAAAEVPPAELCVVGDADQSIYAFRGATIRNILQFEEDYPNATTILLEQNYRSTQTILSAANAVIERNTSRREKKLWTAGEDGEKVVGYVADDEHGEAQFIADEIDRLTDAGDARPGDVAIFYRTNAQSRVFEEVFIRVGLPYKVVGGVRFYERKEVRDVLAYLRVLSNPEDTVPLRRILNVPKRGIGDRAEAMIDALAARERISFAQALVRVDEAYGMASRSANAVKKFNTLMAGLRQIVESGAGPAAVLEAVLEETGYLAELQSSTDPQDETRVENLQELASVALEYEQDPGERPEAEEGDATPPLGSLADFLERVALVADSDQIPEDDEGAGVITMMTLHTAKGLEFPVVFLTGMEDGIFPHMRALNQVKELEEERRLAYVGLTRARQRLYLTRSVLRSAWGQPSYNPASRFLEEIPEPLVDWKRKGAASAPPSRGYSGGSGSGGFTAGSGGSRGGSRGAVTTASPKAGWGQSARRVTEREVVGLAVGDRVTHDTFGLGTVVATAGVGDKAQATVDFGTAGRKQLLLRYAPVEKL
- a CDS encoding esterase/lipase family protein, producing the protein MSVPFQRAADAVRGAGAEAAAIAGHLVRYPTGVGDEPRPAPGRPCPPEHDGPAPGPGGAPASGRPHHGPVLFLHGFADNRAVFHPLLRALRRDGWTHLHALNHSPLTGDVRTAAVLLGRHVEWARRAHRGAPVALVGHSLGGLIARYYVQRLCGDEHVPTVITLAAPHEGTLAAHLPNPFPITRQMRPGSDLLAELRQPAAQCRTRFTAFWGELDEVVLPARNGRLRHPDLAAENIMVPGAGHAALPVDRRVVDGVRRILAAAEAVGADGRVDGQLPGQPGGRSEQPPTEPPADRLSA
- a CDS encoding cobalamin B12-binding domain-containing protein encodes the protein MGVSGPIRVVVAKPGLDGHDRGAKVIARALRDAGMEVIYTGLHQTPEQVVDTAIQEDADGIGLSILSGAHMTLCARVLELLRERDAADIKVFCGGIIPEEDIIELKALGVADIFTPGTPTRDVVAWVEANLRAAG
- a CDS encoding M23 family metallopeptidase; amino-acid sequence: MADAVRPTRAELRVAARAQSRAERRGAAKAATRTALLGVALPSLAALGVAGAAAVTVRGDADRSTVAGPATEAAPAAAPDDGRTPDAAGGTDAGRAARGEARPPLSAQEPVAAPTETAPAPAPVPERPKVSLPVELHGLSATYGEAGTHWTARHTGIDFPVQGGTPVMAVTDGTVRTQWNSAYGYMAIVKAPDGTETWYCHLRTYKVRKGQVKAGDVIAYSGSSGNSTGPHLHFEVRPDGGAPIDPLPWLLGQGLDPR